CCGATCATCGGCGTCGTGTTCGACCAGACCACCGACACCGGCTCCGAGGTCCGCGACTACCACCGAACCATCAAGGGCGACATGCCCGATGGTGGTCGCTACCACGCCCTCGACCCCGACGTCTTCTACTGGGCGCACGCCACGTTCTGGTACGGCAACATCCGCTGCGCCGAGATCTTCGGTCCGCCGATCACCGAGGCGGACAAACGCGCCCTGTTCGCTGAGTCGCGCACCTGGTACGCGTCCTACGGCGTCAGCATGCGGCCGTGCCCGGACACCTACGAGGACTTCCTCGTCTACTGGGATCACATGTGCCGCAGTGTCCTCGAAGACCACCCCGCGGTGCGAACCGTCCTCGACATCACCGAACTGCCACCGCCGCCGTGGATCTCGTGGATGCCGGTGCCCGTGTGGCGACGACTCGCCGCGCCCGTGGCCCACGGGTTCATGTGGATCACCACCGGGCTCTACGACGAGCCGGTCCGCGCGATGCTCGGCCTGACCTGGACCGAGCGCGACGAACGCCGACTGCGCAGGCTCGGCCGGATCGTCGACCGCGCGTTCCGACTCGTACCGCCGCGGTACCGGCTGCACCCGCGCGCACGGGACGGGTGGGACCGGGTGTCGGGCCGAGTCGGCGCCGGTGAACCGTTCATCGAGACGCCCGTCCGTAACCTCCCACCGCCCGACCAGCAGGATTCACCGGTGCACTACTGCCCGGTCAACGCCGCGCGACGGGCCGATCTGCCCTGGCAGCGGACCTGACACCCACGCGCGACGGATCCGTTCCGCCGTCGCGCCACCGCCGGGCGACTATGCTGAACGGCATACTTCGACTCGAACGGTGGACAGATGGCTCGGCGGACGGACACACGCGCACGGATGCTGCACAGCGCGATCGCACTGATGCAGCGCAACGGCGCGGCGGCGGTGACGGTCGACGCGGTCCTCGCCGACAGCGGCGCACCCCGCGGTTCGGTCTATCACCACTTCTCCGGTGGCCGCGACCAGATCGTGTCCGAGGCGCTGCGCAACGCCGGTGACCTGATGACCGCGATGGTGGTCAACGGCGCCCAGACATCGCCACTGGAGGCCATCGAGACCTTCGTCGGGTTCTGGACCGACATGCTGGTCTCCAGCGACTACGCCCACGGATGCCCTGTGGTCGCCGCCGCGGTCGGCGGAGCCGAGAGCAGCCCGGACCTCCAGTCCACCGTCGAGCAGATCTTCACCGACTGGCACGTCGCCCTCACCGACAGCCTCGTCGCGTGGGGTGTCGATCCGACGCGATCAGAGCCGCTGGCCTCGATGGTCGTCGCCTCCTTCGAGGGCGCGCTGGTCCTCGCCCGCTCCCGCCGTTCGCTGACCCCGTTGACCGACGTGGCCGGAGAGCTCCGGCGCATCGTCGCCGAGGCCCTCCCGGACACCCCCGCCTGAGCCCGTCACACCTTCGCCGGCCACCAGATCCGGTTGCCGATCAGCGCCATCGCGGCGGGCACGAGGATCGACCGGACGATCACCACGTCGAGGATCAGACCGACACCCACGGTGAACCCGAACTGCAGCAGGTTGATCACCGTCGCGCTCATCAACGCGAACATGGTCACCGCGAACACGATCCCGGCCGTGGTGATCACACCGCCGGTCG
This window of the Williamsia phyllosphaerae genome carries:
- a CDS encoding TetR/AcrR family transcriptional regulator, yielding MARRTDTRARMLHSAIALMQRNGAAAVTVDAVLADSGAPRGSVYHHFSGGRDQIVSEALRNAGDLMTAMVVNGAQTSPLEAIETFVGFWTDMLVSSDYAHGCPVVAAAVGGAESSPDLQSTVEQIFTDWHVALTDSLVAWGVDPTRSEPLASMVVASFEGALVLARSRRSLTPLTDVAGELRRIVAEALPDTPA
- a CDS encoding oxygenase MpaB family protein — its product is MTVLGPDSVTWRYFGGWRGMLMGLWSGSMQNMHPKLGAAVWEHSDFFDERWQRLMRSLYPIIGVVFDQTTDTGSEVRDYHRTIKGDMPDGGRYHALDPDVFYWAHATFWYGNIRCAEIFGPPITEADKRALFAESRTWYASYGVSMRPCPDTYEDFLVYWDHMCRSVLEDHPAVRTVLDITELPPPPWISWMPVPVWRRLAAPVAHGFMWITTGLYDEPVRAMLGLTWTERDERRLRRLGRIVDRAFRLVPPRYRLHPRARDGWDRVSGRVGAGEPFIETPVRNLPPPDQQDSPVHYCPVNAARRADLPWQRT